In the Populus trichocarpa isolate Nisqually-1 chromosome 1, P.trichocarpa_v4.1, whole genome shotgun sequence genome, one interval contains:
- the LOC7479337 gene encoding RHOMBOID-like protein 2, translating to MTSGDLERGTKNRGNSSNFPSYYVETAEKQWTSWLIPMFVVANIVVFIVVMYVNDCPKKNLGSERSCVAKFLGRFSFQPLKENPLFGPSSATLEKMGALEWNKIVRGDQGWRLITCMWLHAGVIHVLANMLSLVFIGIRLEQQFGFVRVGLIYLVSGFGGSIFSSLFIQRNISVGASGALFGLLGAMLSELLTNWTIYSNKIAALLTLMVIIAINLAVGILPHVDNFAHIGGFFTGFLLGFVLLLRPQFGWVESQHFRADAHVKSKHKAYQYMFLLAAAVLLIVGFTFGLVMLFKGENGNDHCSWCHYLSCVPTSKWKCENR from the exons ATGACAAGTGGGGATCTAGAGAGAGGGACAAAGAACAGAGGAAATAGCTCAAATTTCCCTTCATACTATGTTGAAACAGCAGAGAAGCAATGGACTTCTTGGCTAATTCCCATGTTTGTTGTTGCCaacattgttgtttttattgttgtcaTGTATGTCAACGATTGTCCTAAAAAAAATCTCGGTTCTGAACGTAGTTGTGTGGCTAAGTTCCTTGGCAGGTTCTCTTTTCAGCCGTTGAAGGAGAACCCTCTGTTTGGCCCGTCTTCTGCTAC ATTGGAAAAAATGGGAGCTCTTGAGTGGAACAAAATAGTGCGTGGAGATCAAGGATGGAGACTCATCACTTGTATGTGGTTGCATGCCGGTGTTATTCATGTGCTTGCAAATATGTTGAGCTTGGTGTTTATTGGGATTCGCCTTGAACAGCAGTTTGGATTTG TGCGAGTTGGGCTTATCTACCTAGTATCAGGATTTGGTGGGAGCATCTTTTCTTCACTTTTTATTCAGCGAAACATTTCTGTTGGTGCATCTGGTGCTTTGTTTGGACTTCTTGGAGCAATGCTATCGGAGCTTCTTACCAACTGGACGATCTATTCTAATAAG ATTGCTGCTCTCCTCACTCTCATGGTCATCATCGCCATTAACTTAGCGGTGGGAATTCTTCCACATGTTGACAACTTCGCACACATTGGAGGTTTCTTTACTGGTTTTCTCCTTGGCTTTGTTTTGCTACTTCGGCCACAGTTTGGATGGGTAGAAAGCCAGCATTTTCGTGCAGATGCTCATGTAAAATCCAAGCACAAGGCTTACCAATACATGTTCTTGCTGGCTGCTGCAGTCTTGCTTATTGTTGG GTTTACTTTCGGATTGGTAATGCTGTTTAAAGGAGAGAATGGGAATGATCACTGCAGTTGGTGCCATTACCTAAGCTGTGTGCCTACTTCAAAATGGAAGTGCGAGAACCGATGA
- the LOC7478064 gene encoding protein IQ-DOMAIN 22 codes for MGKASKWFRAVLGFKKPDPPLDHPQTTRSKDKRRWSFVKSRREKDHDHQQRQQDIEASKTGVLYGQEFEEDPNKHAVAVAAATAAVAEAAVAAAQAAAEVVRLTSSGRCVNNSVANVSGSLGLREDLAAVKIQAAFRGYLARRALRALKALVRLQALVRGHIERKRTAEWLHRMQALLRAQSRARSGRAQISESSHSSSKSSRFQHPGPPTPEKFEHAIRARSGKYEQSSILKRTGSKCKGRAIGDLDVAHLSLNWSERRMDDQTWDHQVPLAGTGTIDDDKSDKILEIDTGKPHITPKRRNLFHSSHLSLSDQYSHSFTTTKDSTAHQTVPSPSSCEVQSLSPLKFSHVVEEALCTAENSPQFYSASSRGGSSKRSPFTPSRSDGSRNFLIGYYGYPNYMCNTESSRAKARSLSAPKQRPQYERSSSTRRYSVLGCGEPRSSSAQHASALRASFSSKAYPGSGRLDKLGMPIGQGY; via the exons ATGGGCAAAGCTTCCAAATGGTTCCGTGCCGTTCTCGGATTCAAGAAACCTGACCCACCACTAGACCACCCCCAAACCACTCGTTCTAAAGACAAACGGAGATGGAGTTTTGTTAAGTCCCGCCGTGAAAAAGACCACGACCACCAACAGCGACAACAAGATATTGAAGCCAGTAAAACTGGTGTTCTGTACGGGCAGGAGTTTGAGGAGGACCCCAACAAGCATGCGGTTGCTGTGGCTGCTGCTACCGCTGCAGTTGCAGAGGCTGCTGTTGCAGCGGCTCAGGCAGCTGCCGAGGTTGTGAGACTTACAAGTAGTGGGAGGTGTGTTAATAACAGTGTCGCGAACGTTAGCGGGAGTCTTGGATTACGTGAAGACCTCGCTGCTGTTAAGATTCAAGCTGCTTTCCGTGGCTACCTG GCTAGGAGAGCATTACGGGCGTTAAAGGCATTGGTGAGACTTCAAGCTCTGGTAAGAGGTCACATTGAGAGGAAGCGAACTGCAGAGTGGCTTCATCGAATGCAAGCTTTGCTGCGAGCGCAGTCTCGAGCACGTTCTGGACGTGCCCAAATTTCTGAATCTTCTCATTCAAGTAGCAAGTCCTCTCGCTTTCAACACCCT GGTCCGCCAACCCCTGAAAAATTCGAGCATGCCATTCGTGCCAGGAGTGGAAAATATGAACAATCATCAATACTTAAG AGAACTGGGTCAAAATGTAAAGGCAGAGCAATTGGTGATCTAGACGTTGCACACTTATCCTTAAATTGGTCAGAGCGTCGGATGGATGATCAAACATGGGATCACCAAGTCCCTTTGGCAGGAACTGGCACTATTGATGATGATAAGAGTGACAAGATCCTTGAGATTGATACTGGAAAACCCCACATTACTCCCAAGCGTAGAAATCTCTTTCACTCTTCTCACCTTTCCCTGTCAGATCAGTATAGCCATAGTTTCACAACTACAAAAGACTCGACAGCCCATCAAACTGTTCCAAGTCCCTCATCTTGTGAAGTTCAATCTTTAAGTCCATTGAAGTTTTCTCATGTTGTCGAAGAAGCATTATGCACTGCTGAAAATAGCCCACAGTTCTACTCTGCATCATCAAGGGGTGGTAGTAGTAAGAGAAGTCCCTTCACTCCCAGTAGGAGTGATGGCTCAAGAAACTTCCTAATCGGTTATTATGGCTACCCAAATTATATGTGTAACACTGAATCTTCGAGGGCTAAGGCGAGATCTCTTAGCGCTCCAAAACAAAGACCCCAATATGAGAGATCCAGTTCAACCAGGAGATACTCGGTTCTCGGGTGTGGTGAGCCAAGATCGAGTAGTGCACAGCATGCTTCTGCCTTGCGTGCAAGTTTTTCAAGCAAAGCTTACCCTGGATCTGGTCGCTTGGACAAGCTGGGAATGCCTATTGGGCAGGGATACTAA